From Spiroplasma monobiae MQ-1, a single genomic window includes:
- a CDS encoding TIGR04561 family membrane protein, producing the protein MKALLLIGTDFKVLDIAIPLIAVLVVFAFIAIISLTIYFLILFRKNRKFYFEKEEVSANEFKRLEKFEDQRNDFELEIAKIKKIKRERNK; encoded by the coding sequence ATGAAAGCATTACTATTAATTGGGACAGATTTCAAAGTTTTAGATATAGCTATACCTTTGATTGCAGTTTTAGTGGTTTTTGCTTTTATTGCGATTATTTCTTTAACTATATATTTCTTGATTCTTTTTAGAAAAAATAGAAAGTTTTATTTTGAAAAAGAAGAAGTTTCTGCAAATGAATTCAAAAGACTTGAAAAATTTGAAGATCAAAGAAATGATTTTGAGCTAGAAATAGCTAAAATAAAGAAAATTAAAAGAGAACGCAATAAATAA
- a CDS encoding MSC_0882 family membrane protein, whose product MSGFLNPFKKENSTDNQNQQNVGNFEFNQNPQQNMNYQNETAMYQKNLIENKNEGYIKPRHKSFENSYQNHAQITPQYGRNETTGEIMMKGYLSNSVNNASIQYGQPQHSQRMNQPQYQSVNNYDNYQNQYNNLKQEYLDFDNNSRIDYGNFRDENQYNRMVYPPNNQMNNIQQRNDSYSNKPLYENYQVPNNNMQYGYNDFSNNGQFYNQDGPYGYNPEVDYAPVSSNNYNPYEYRSYNERMRVANIIPREIGKEIKSEKLRIFLLFLMGAVGIISASLMLAIYYKAGEEGGTYLGVLRNQVMYPFFSILLLIVSVGFFGTSLTDYGFLYSNVKKYERELMVGKEAVPYFITRNYRSLISRSVYVNWISFCIYIFGAITLGIMYGLQEQVKTGNTDIYILFWRVGKLKPLVSEIQTNIIVLFVTLIVHVLNIVTTRTRKNNIIGYYGYEIIPQQEIKEIKRKANKVCMIIFFTIMAIILFAIIIPWLIIRKKRGLPLKPWGTAI is encoded by the coding sequence ATGAGTGGATTTTTAAATCCTTTTAAAAAAGAAAATTCAACAGATAACCAAAACCAACAAAATGTTGGAAATTTTGAATTTAATCAAAACCCTCAACAAAACATGAATTACCAAAATGAAACAGCAATGTATCAAAAAAATCTAATAGAAAACAAAAATGAAGGTTATATAAAACCTAGACATAAAAGTTTTGAAAATAGTTATCAAAATCATGCTCAAATAACACCTCAATATGGTAGAAATGAAACTACTGGTGAAATCATGATGAAAGGTTATCTATCAAATAGTGTAAATAATGCATCAATACAATATGGACAACCACAACACTCACAAAGAATGAATCAACCACAATATCAATCAGTTAATAACTATGATAATTATCAAAATCAATACAATAATTTAAAACAAGAATACTTAGATTTTGATAATAATTCAAGAATTGATTATGGTAATTTCAGAGATGAAAACCAATATAATAGAATGGTCTATCCTCCAAATAATCAAATGAATAATATTCAACAAAGAAATGATTCTTATTCAAACAAACCTTTATACGAAAATTATCAAGTTCCAAATAATAATATGCAATACGGATATAATGATTTTTCAAATAATGGTCAGTTCTATAACCAGGATGGTCCTTATGGATATAATCCAGAAGTTGACTATGCACCAGTTAGTTCAAATAACTATAATCCTTATGAATATCGTTCATATAACGAAAGAATGAGGGTTGCCAATATTATTCCAAGGGAAATTGGTAAAGAAATTAAAAGTGAAAAATTAAGAATTTTCTTATTATTCTTAATGGGGGCTGTAGGAATTATTTCAGCTTCTCTAATGTTGGCAATTTATTACAAAGCTGGAGAAGAAGGTGGTACTTATCTTGGGGTATTGCGTAACCAGGTTATGTATCCATTCTTTTCAATATTATTACTAATAGTTTCTGTTGGTTTCTTTGGTACAAGTCTAACTGATTATGGTTTTCTATATTCAAATGTTAAAAAATATGAAAGAGAATTAATGGTGGGTAAAGAAGCCGTTCCTTATTTCATTACAAGAAACTACAGAAGTTTAATATCAAGATCTGTTTATGTGAATTGAATTTCATTTTGTATATACATTTTTGGAGCAATAACTCTTGGTATAATGTATGGTCTTCAAGAACAAGTTAAAACAGGCAATACAGACATTTATATACTATTTTGAAGGGTGGGAAAACTAAAACCTTTAGTATCAGAAATACAAACAAACATTATTGTTTTATTTGTTACATTAATTGTTCATGTACTAAATATTGTCACTACAAGAACAAGAAAAAACAACATAATAGGTTACTATGGATATGAAATAATTCCTCAACAAGAAATAAAAGAAATTAAAAGAAAAGCAAACAAAGTTTGCATGATTATTTTCTTTACAATTATGGCAATTATTTTATTTGCAATTATAATACCTTGATTAATAATTAGAAAAAAAAGAGGTTTACCACTTAAACCATGAGGAACAGCAATTTAA
- the hemW gene encoding radical SAM family heme chaperone HemW → MRNSNLKDRKINSLYVHIPFCEHICFYCDFVKVKKPEDPKVIEKYLDKLKNELSEYGDRLNDIQSIYIGGGTPSCLNLEQTIIMCEMLFKYSQKPNFEYSIELNPESVTKEKLEIYKKYNINRISMGVQSFDNDLLKKIGRIHDNSIAINAYKLIREVGFENVSIDLMYNLYDQTKESINVDLSYIKELKPDHISWYSLIMKEKSVWGRKNMKVPENDELFDEIVNEGLKEIGYTRYEISNYALGEKNKSYHNMTYWNNSIFAGVGIGATGFEQINGKYFLTRNEGNILNYKKDFEELSQEDYYFQIIMMGLRLVDGIDISIEINKDIYEFYKEKINQKINENLLELVNNNIKCTERGFNILNEILIDFL, encoded by the coding sequence ATGAGGAACAGCAATTTAAAAGATAGAAAAATTAATAGTTTATATGTTCACATTCCATTTTGTGAACATATTTGCTTTTATTGTGATTTTGTAAAGGTCAAAAAACCTGAAGATCCAAAAGTAATTGAAAAATATTTAGATAAACTAAAAAATGAATTAAGTGAATATGGAGATAGATTAAACGATATTCAAAGTATATATATTGGCGGGGGAACCCCAAGTTGTTTAAATTTAGAGCAAACAATAATAATGTGTGAGATGTTATTTAAATATAGCCAAAAACCTAATTTTGAATATTCAATTGAACTAAATCCAGAATCTGTTACAAAAGAGAAATTGGAAATATACAAAAAATATAACATTAACAGAATAAGCATGGGTGTACAAAGTTTTGATAATGATTTATTAAAGAAAATTGGCAGAATTCATGATAATTCAATTGCTATTAATGCTTATAAGTTAATAAGAGAAGTTGGATTTGAAAATGTAAGTATTGATTTAATGTACAATTTGTATGACCAAACTAAAGAAAGTATAAATGTTGACCTGTCTTATATTAAGGAACTAAAACCAGACCATATTTCTTGATACTCACTGATTATGAAAGAAAAATCTGTTTGAGGAAGAAAAAATATGAAAGTTCCTGAAAATGATGAATTATTTGATGAAATTGTCAATGAAGGTTTGAAAGAAATTGGTTATACTAGATACGAGATATCCAATTATGCACTAGGAGAAAAAAATAAGTCATATCATAATATGACTTACTGAAATAACTCTATATTTGCAGGTGTTGGGATTGGCGCCACCGGTTTCGAACAAATTAATGGAAAATATTTTTTAACTAGAAACGAAGGTAACATTTTAAATTACAAAAAGGATTTTGAAGAATTATCTCAAGAAGATTATTATTTCCAAATAATAATGATGGGATTAAGGTTGGTTGACGGAATAGATATTTCAATAGAAATTAATAAAGATATTTATGAATTTTACAAAGAAAAAATTAATCAAAAAATTAATGAAAATTTATTAGAATTAGTAAATAATAATATAAAATGTACAGAAAGGGGTTTTAATATCTTGAATGAGATATTAATAGATTTTTTATAA
- a CDS encoding isochorismatase family protein yields the protein MKKALIVVDYQYDFADPNGKLYVPQGETIKKDIDNRVKEYKTNDNYVIFSGDFHPINHVSFSKWGEHCLVNSDGAEFYIDSSQADLIIKKGVEVDYDSYSAFYIAQDLNIDSGLNDWLKERNVEEIEVCGLALDVCVQATYADAVEKGYNSFINFELSKSINS from the coding sequence ATGAAAAAAGCTTTAATAGTTGTAGATTATCAATATGATTTTGCAGATCCTAACGGTAAGCTATATGTTCCTCAAGGTGAAACCATCAAAAAAGATATTGATAATAGAGTAAAAGAATATAAAACCAATGATAACTATGTAATATTTTCTGGTGATTTTCACCCAATAAATCATGTATCATTTTCTAAGTGAGGAGAACACTGTCTTGTTAATTCTGATGGAGCAGAATTTTATATAGATTCTTCTCAAGCAGACTTAATAATAAAAAAAGGAGTAGAAGTTGATTATGATAGTTATTCGGCTTTCTATATTGCACAAGACTTAAATATCGATTCAGGATTGAATGATTGACTAAAGGAAAGAAATGTTGAAGAGATAGAAGTTTGTGGTCTTGCTTTAGATGTATGTGTGCAAGCAACTTATGCTGATGCTGTTGAGAAAGGTTACAACTCTTTTATTAATTTTGAACTTTCAAAAAGCATAAACTCTTAG
- a CDS encoding ATP-dependent Clp protease ATP-binding subunit translates to MDFTQKPDPLNDPEILSKYTRDLTKDAKEGKIDPIIGRDDEIMRVIRILSRKTKNNPVLIGEPGVGKTAIAEGLAQRINKGDVPSVLKDKRILELDMGSVMAGASFLGDYEARIKGIVNAIQKEDGQVILFIDELHLIVGAGKTGNGGGMDVSNLLKPALARGGIKVIGATTLKEYREYIEKDAALERRFQKVVVSEPTIEETISILRGLKERFETYHGVRIHDNALVAAAQLSDRYISDRYLPDKAIDLVDEASATIKTELASVPTELYQIDRKVMQLEIEKAALSKEKDEKSLERLEQANKELTTLKQKQSDFNEKWNAEKQSLEKINQFRSTIDSLKIELEQAQAQANYQRAGEIQYSLLPALEKQLETALDTNKEKLISEEVTESEIASIVSRWTGIEMENLIESEKQKLLGLNTQLKKMVKGQNQAIELVSDAIIRSRSGIKDPNKPIGSFLFLGPTGVGKTEVAKSLARNLFGSEKKMLRFDMSEYMEKHSVSKLLGSPPGYVGYEEGGKLTEAVRRAPYSILLFDEVEKAHPDVFNIFLQILDDGRVTDSLGKTIDFKNTIIIMTSNIGSDYLISTPSELVDQDVVMENLKKFFRPEFLNRIDNIVNFNSLSKEVIKEVILKTLDELKERVLSTNEYILNFTDATIQKILEEGYDQLYGARPIKRYIERNIETLIARAIVGGEIEPKRNYVIDVKDDKFTITTSNKLN, encoded by the coding sequence ATGGATTTTACACAAAAACCAGATCCTTTAAATGATCCAGAAATCTTAAGTAAATACACTAGAGATTTGACAAAGGATGCAAAAGAAGGAAAAATTGATCCCATCATCGGTAGAGATGATGAAATCATGAGAGTGATTAGAATATTAAGTAGAAAAACAAAAAATAACCCGGTACTTATAGGTGAGCCAGGTGTTGGTAAAACAGCTATTGCAGAGGGCTTAGCTCAAAGAATTAACAAGGGAGATGTTCCAAGTGTATTAAAAGATAAGAGAATTCTTGAATTGGACATGGGAAGTGTTATGGCTGGAGCAAGTTTCTTGGGAGACTACGAAGCTAGAATAAAAGGTATAGTAAATGCAATTCAAAAAGAAGATGGACAAGTAATATTGTTTATTGATGAATTACATTTAATAGTTGGGGCTGGAAAAACTGGTAATGGTGGAGGAATGGATGTTTCAAACCTTCTTAAACCAGCTCTTGCAAGAGGTGGTATTAAAGTTATTGGTGCAACAACTTTAAAAGAATATAGAGAATACATCGAAAAAGATGCTGCCTTAGAAAGAAGATTTCAAAAAGTTGTTGTAAGTGAACCTACAATTGAAGAAACTATCTCAATATTAAGAGGTTTAAAAGAACGTTTTGAAACTTATCATGGAGTTAGAATTCATGACAATGCTTTAGTTGCGGCTGCACAATTAAGTGATAGATATATTTCAGATAGATATTTACCAGATAAAGCAATTGACTTAGTTGATGAAGCTAGTGCAACAATTAAAACAGAACTAGCTTCTGTTCCAACTGAGTTGTATCAAATTGATAGAAAAGTTATGCAATTAGAAATTGAAAAAGCTGCTCTTTCAAAAGAAAAGGATGAAAAATCTCTTGAAAGATTAGAACAAGCTAATAAGGAATTGACCACATTAAAGCAAAAACAAAGCGATTTCAATGAAAAATGAAATGCCGAAAAACAATCTTTGGAAAAAATTAATCAATTCAGATCAACAATTGATTCATTAAAGATTGAATTAGAACAAGCTCAAGCTCAAGCTAATTATCAAAGAGCTGGAGAAATTCAATACTCATTATTGCCTGCTCTAGAAAAACAATTAGAAACAGCTTTAGATACTAATAAAGAAAAACTAATTTCAGAAGAGGTAACTGAAAGTGAAATTGCTTCAATAGTTTCTAGATGAACAGGTATTGAAATGGAAAACCTAATTGAAAGTGAAAAGCAAAAACTATTAGGTTTAAATACACAACTTAAAAAAATGGTTAAAGGACAAAATCAAGCAATTGAACTTGTATCTGATGCCATTATTAGAAGTAGGAGTGGAATAAAAGATCCAAACAAACCGATAGGAAGTTTCTTATTTTTAGGTCCGACAGGGGTTGGTAAGACAGAAGTTGCAAAATCACTTGCAAGAAATCTTTTTGGAAGTGAAAAGAAAATGCTGCGTTTTGATATGTCTGAATACATGGAAAAACACTCGGTTTCAAAACTATTAGGATCTCCTCCAGGTTATGTTGGATATGAAGAGGGTGGTAAACTGACTGAAGCAGTCAGAAGAGCACCGTACTCAATATTATTGTTTGATGAAGTAGAGAAAGCTCATCCAGATGTTTTTAATATTTTTCTACAAATATTAGATGATGGTAGAGTTACAGATTCTTTAGGTAAAACTATCGACTTCAAAAACACAATTATAATTATGACTTCAAATATTGGATCGGATTATTTAATATCTACTCCATCTGAATTAGTAGATCAAGATGTTGTAATGGAAAACTTAAAAAAATTCTTTAGACCAGAATTTTTAAATAGAATAGATAACATCGTAAACTTCAATTCTCTTTCAAAAGAAGTTATTAAAGAAGTTATTTTGAAAACTTTGGACGAATTAAAAGAAAGAGTACTTTCTACAAATGAATATATTCTTAATTTCACTGACGCAACAATTCAAAAAATTCTTGAAGAAGGTTATGACCAATTATATGGAGCAAGACCAATTAAGAGATATATTGAAAGAAATATTGAAACATTAATAGCGAGAGCTATTGTTGGTGGAGAAATTGAACCAAAAAGAAACTACGTTATTGATGTAAAAGATGATAAGTTCACAATAACAACTTCAAATAAATTAAATTAG
- the hrcA gene encoding heat-inducible transcriptional repressor HrcA produces the protein MLTERQDLILKSIIEEYIKTASPVGSKRIQEVLSIEVSSATIRNESALLEDQGYLEKAHTSSGRVPSTKGYRYYVDNLMESNNIDDIKLQIDEIFKKRGATIDEVCSKISSILSEMTKLATVVATSDTNDEVLLSKVELVPISDRSAIVIFVLSNGTIQNKTVNLDSVSLEELRLSIDLFNERLINSKISEIETKSQAMIPVLKQQVKKYEFVLQTLVGALIHTDSNKSKTSGVKYLLENPEFNDPNKIKDIIQFIENASPFAWFNYQSKTNKTTVAIGLETGNENDDIAVIGTNFPTKGGGKGALALVGPKRIEYDKVSKLLEWISKKIEEKFLLEGE, from the coding sequence TTGTTAACAGAACGTCAAGATTTGATATTAAAATCAATTATTGAAGAATATATTAAAACTGCTTCACCAGTTGGTTCTAAAAGAATTCAAGAAGTGTTATCTATAGAAGTGTCTTCTGCAACAATTAGAAATGAATCAGCTTTACTTGAAGATCAGGGTTATTTAGAAAAAGCCCACACTTCTTCAGGTAGAGTCCCTTCTACAAAAGGTTACAGATATTATGTTGACAATTTAATGGAGTCAAATAATATTGATGATATTAAATTGCAAATTGATGAAATCTTTAAAAAAAGAGGGGCAACAATTGATGAGGTTTGTTCTAAAATCTCATCAATTTTAAGTGAGATGACTAAGTTAGCAACTGTGGTTGCAACATCTGATACAAACGATGAAGTACTATTATCAAAAGTTGAATTAGTGCCAATTTCAGATAGATCAGCAATAGTTATATTTGTACTTTCAAATGGAACTATTCAAAATAAAACAGTTAATCTAGATTCTGTGTCATTAGAAGAGTTAAGATTATCGATTGACCTATTTAATGAAAGACTAATTAATTCAAAAATTTCTGAAATAGAAACTAAATCACAAGCTATGATACCGGTTTTAAAACAACAAGTTAAAAAATATGAGTTTGTTTTACAAACATTGGTAGGTGCTTTGATTCACACAGATTCAAATAAATCAAAAACTAGTGGTGTTAAATATTTATTGGAAAACCCTGAATTCAACGATCCAAATAAAATAAAAGACATTATACAGTTTATTGAAAATGCTTCTCCTTTTGCTTGATTTAATTATCAAAGCAAAACAAATAAAACAACTGTTGCTATTGGTTTAGAAACAGGAAATGAGAATGATGATATTGCTGTTATTGGAACAAACTTCCCCACTAAAGGTGGGGGAAAGGGTGCGTTAGCACTTGTTGGTCCTAAAAGAATTGAATATGATAAAGTATCAAAACTTTTAGAATGAATTAGCAAAAAAATCGAAGAGAAGTTTTTATTAGAAGGAGAATAA
- a CDS encoding nucleotide exchange factor GrpE — protein MEKEKVKEILDLFETLKKELKIEPKEVKEGEVQEPSNVEKLELEFIALTEENAKLEEARLIAVADNQNTVRRFQNESILVRKYGGEKLASELIPAIDMFRGVLKSTPDNPEIKNYLMGFEMIINQIDQALTNAGVTMVNVKPGDDFNPELHSAIEQVKSEEFESGKIAIVVSNGYKLHDRVIKHAAVKVAE, from the coding sequence ATGGAAAAAGAAAAAGTAAAAGAAATTTTGGATTTATTTGAAACTCTTAAAAAGGAGTTAAAAATAGAGCCAAAAGAAGTTAAAGAAGGAGAAGTTCAAGAACCTTCTAATGTAGAAAAATTGGAGCTTGAATTTATAGCTTTAACAGAAGAAAATGCAAAATTAGAAGAAGCGAGATTAATAGCTGTAGCTGATAATCAAAACACTGTAAGAAGATTTCAAAATGAAAGTATTTTGGTAAGAAAATATGGTGGAGAAAAATTGGCTTCAGAATTAATTCCTGCTATTGATATGTTTAGGGGGGTTCTAAAATCAACTCCAGATAATCCGGAAATTAAAAATTATTTAATGGGATTTGAAATGATTATCAACCAAATAGATCAGGCATTAACAAATGCTGGTGTTACTATGGTTAATGTTAAACCTGGAGATGATTTCAATCCAGAATTACACTCAGCAATTGAACAAGTTAAATCAGAAGAATTTGAATCAGGAAAAATTGCTATTGTAGTGTCAAATGGTTATAAATTACATGACAGAGTTATAAAACACGCTGCTGTTAAGGTGGCAGAATAG
- the dnaK gene encoding molecular chaperone DnaK, producing MAKERIIGIDLGTTNSCVAIMEGGQPMVLENPEGQRTTPSVVAFKNSDIIVGGAAKRQSVTNPNTAISIKRDMGTNKKRNLEGKDYTPEQISAEILRYLKKYAEDKIGSKITKAVVTVPAYFNDAQRKATKDAGKIAGLEVERIINEPTAAALAYGIDKQDKEMKVLVYDLGGGTFDVSLLELADGTYDVLSTSGDNELGGDDFDQKIMDWIGQEIKKEHNIDLSKDKMALQRFKDEAEKAKINLSSQVETEINLPFIAMNENGPVNFSTKLSRAEFEKMSKDLVERTRKPVEDALKEAKLKATDIDQVLLVGGSTRIPAVQELVKSLLGKEPNRTINPDEVVAMGAAIQGGVLAGDVTDVLLLDVTPLTLGIETMGGVMTPLIQRNTTIPTEKSQVFSTAVDNQPAVDINVLQGERPMAADNKSLGQFQLSGIKAAPKGTPQIEVTFKIDVNGIVSVTAKDKDTNEEKTITISNSGSLSDAEIEKMVKEAEENQEADNKKRKNIELKNKAESYLNIIESSISEAGDTMNEEQKKQSEDMAKEIRELIAKEDYEALDKKMSELEQAMKMASEMAAQQAQAGGAEEVKEDSKEESSEENKDEESK from the coding sequence ATGGCAAAAGAAAGAATTATAGGAATAGACTTAGGAACTACAAACTCATGTGTTGCTATTATGGAGGGTGGACAACCAATGGTTCTTGAAAACCCAGAGGGACAAAGAACCACACCATCAGTTGTAGCTTTTAAAAATAGCGATATCATTGTTGGTGGAGCTGCAAAAAGACAATCAGTTACAAACCCAAACACTGCAATCTCAATCAAACGTGATATGGGAACAAATAAAAAAAGAAATTTAGAAGGTAAAGATTACACACCAGAACAAATTTCTGCAGAAATTTTAAGATACTTAAAAAAATACGCTGAAGATAAAATTGGATCAAAAATTACTAAAGCAGTAGTTACAGTTCCTGCTTACTTCAACGATGCACAAAGAAAAGCAACTAAAGATGCTGGTAAAATTGCTGGATTAGAAGTTGAAAGAATCATTAACGAACCTACAGCAGCAGCACTTGCATACGGAATTGATAAACAAGATAAAGAAATGAAAGTTTTAGTTTATGACTTGGGAGGGGGAACATTTGACGTTTCTCTACTAGAGTTAGCAGATGGAACTTATGATGTTTTATCAACTTCAGGAGATAACGAATTGGGTGGAGATGACTTCGACCAAAAAATTATGGACTGAATTGGTCAAGAAATTAAAAAAGAACATAACATTGATTTATCAAAAGATAAAATGGCTTTACAAAGATTTAAAGATGAAGCTGAAAAAGCAAAAATTAACTTATCAAGTCAAGTTGAAACAGAAATTAACTTACCATTTATCGCAATGAATGAAAATGGTCCAGTTAACTTCTCAACTAAATTATCAAGAGCAGAATTTGAGAAAATGTCTAAAGATTTAGTTGAAAGAACAAGAAAACCAGTTGAAGATGCTTTAAAAGAAGCAAAATTAAAAGCAACTGATATTGATCAAGTTCTTTTGGTTGGAGGATCAACAAGAATTCCAGCTGTTCAAGAATTAGTTAAATCATTATTAGGAAAAGAACCAAATAGAACTATTAATCCAGATGAAGTTGTTGCTATGGGAGCAGCTATTCAAGGTGGAGTTTTAGCAGGGGATGTAACTGATGTTTTATTATTAGACGTTACACCATTAACTTTAGGAATTGAAACAATGGGTGGGGTTATGACACCATTAATTCAAAGAAATACAACAATTCCAACAGAAAAATCACAAGTATTCTCAACAGCAGTTGATAACCAACCAGCAGTTGATATTAATGTATTACAAGGTGAAAGACCAATGGCTGCAGATAACAAATCTTTAGGACAATTCCAATTATCTGGAATTAAAGCAGCTCCAAAGGGAACTCCTCAAATTGAAGTTACTTTTAAAATTGACGTAAATGGAATTGTTTCTGTTACTGCAAAAGATAAAGATACTAATGAAGAAAAAACTATTACAATTTCAAACTCAGGAAGTTTATCAGATGCAGAAATTGAGAAAATGGTAAAAGAAGCTGAAGAAAACCAAGAAGCTGACAACAAAAAACGTAAAAACATTGAATTAAAAAACAAAGCGGAAAGTTACTTAAACATTATTGAATCATCAATATCAGAAGCTGGTGATACAATGAATGAAGAGCAAAAAAAACAATCTGAAGATATGGCAAAAGAAATTCGTGAATTAATTGCTAAAGAAGATTATGAAGCGCTAGATAAAAAAATGAGCGAATTAGAACAAGCTATGAAAATGGCTTCAGAAATGGCAGCTCAACAAGCACAAGCTGGTGGAGCAGAAGAAGTTAAAGAAGATTCAAAAGAAGAATCATCTGAAGAAAACAAGGATGAAGAATCTAAATAA
- the dnaJ gene encoding molecular chaperone DnaJ, which yields MAKRDYYEVLGIAKSASEDEIKKAYRKLAKQYHPDICKEPDAEEKFKEATEAAEVLLDANKRQTYDQFGHDGLNGMGSGFGGGFGGGFGDFFSNMGGAGDFFSDIFSNFFGGRSGGGSSRQRSSRGKDIVISVNLTLKELLFGVDKNVELDLVSKCDDCDGVGANSKSDIVECEVCNGHGVVTVLQDMGIAKFQSQQPCPKCKGQGKENKNPCKSCRGDGAVMKKETVTMPIPKGLVPDQQIVLRNAGNYSVDGGERGHLYADVRLKASKNLKIVNEHDIKFKFDVSYIDALLANEISVKTLDGDINVKIPKGIKNGEVITIKNHGLYKGVKSSHRGNLLLEVNIVIPKELDKEEKEKIESIMEITDFKVTNNLEE from the coding sequence ATGGCTAAAAGAGATTATTATGAGGTCTTAGGTATTGCAAAATCAGCATCTGAAGATGAAATTAAAAAAGCATATCGTAAATTAGCTAAACAATATCACCCAGATATTTGTAAAGAACCTGATGCAGAAGAAAAATTTAAAGAAGCAACTGAAGCTGCAGAGGTTCTTTTAGATGCAAACAAGCGTCAAACTTATGATCAATTTGGTCATGATGGACTTAACGGAATGGGTTCAGGCTTTGGTGGAGGCTTTGGTGGAGGCTTTGGTGACTTCTTCTCAAATATGGGAGGAGCAGGAGACTTCTTCTCAGATATTTTCTCAAATTTCTTTGGTGGAAGATCTGGAGGGGGTTCTTCTAGACAAAGATCTTCAAGAGGTAAAGATATTGTTATAAGTGTTAACTTAACACTTAAGGAACTATTGTTTGGTGTAGATAAAAATGTTGAACTTGATTTAGTTTCTAAATGTGATGATTGTGATGGTGTTGGAGCTAATTCAAAATCAGACATTGTTGAATGTGAAGTATGTAATGGTCATGGAGTTGTTACTGTTTTACAAGATATGGGTATTGCAAAATTCCAATCACAACAACCTTGTCCAAAATGTAAAGGTCAAGGAAAAGAAAACAAAAATCCATGTAAATCATGTAGAGGTGATGGGGCTGTTATGAAAAAAGAAACAGTTACTATGCCGATACCAAAAGGGTTGGTTCCAGATCAACAGATTGTATTGAGAAATGCTGGAAACTACTCGGTAGATGGTGGAGAACGTGGACACTTATATGCTGATGTTAGATTGAAAGCTTCTAAAAATTTAAAAATAGTTAATGAACACGATATTAAATTTAAGTTTGATGTAAGTTACATCGATGCATTACTTGCAAATGAAATATCAGTCAAAACACTTGATGGAGATATAAATGTAAAAATACCAAAAGGTATTAAAAATGGCGAAGTTATCACAATAAAAAATCATGGTCTTTATAAAGGTGTTAAGTCATCACACAGAGGTAATTTATTACTTGAAGTTAATATTGTTATTCCAAAAGAACTTGATAAAGAAGAAAAAGAAAAAATTGAAAGTATTATGGAAATAACAGACTTTAAAGTTACAAATAACTTGGAAGAATAA